The Limosilactobacillus panis DNA segment GGACGCGGCTTTAAAAACGCTGATCAGCAGAGGCAAATTGAGGCTTACATCCAAGGAATCCATTACACGGACCAGGCTTTGGATGGGTGGATTCACCGGGTCGACGAGATGAAACAGTCGACGACAATCGTCTGGTATGGGGACCACCTACCGGGAATTTACCATGGCCTGCCGATGAGTAAGTACGGGATTCCACTGCATGAGACGGACTACTTCATATACAGTAATAAGGCCGCCCGGCGGATGAATAAGGACCGGTTGACGGCCCAGCATAAGATTGTTGGCCCAAATGACTTTTCCGCAATGGCCCTGGCCAAGATGGATGTTAAGGTGTCACCTTACTATGCCCTTTTGACTGAGGTTGAGGAGGACCTGCCGGCCATTTCGCTGCCAACCAACGGAACGGCGAAGAATAACACCGCCCACCAGAGTGGGATCGCGTTCGTCAACCAACGGGGCCAGCACACGAAGCTGAACGCCAAGCAGCGTAAGCTCTTTAACGACTACCGGCTAGTTCAATATGACCTGACAGCCGGTCACCACTACCTATTAAAAGATAGTTTCCTCAAACAGGTTGCAAAGTAGCTTGACAGGAGTAAACGAAAGTCGGTACAATAACGTCAACTATAAAAGGGCATTGAGGCAAGATCCAGTAGTTGACCAGTGGACATTCAGAGAGCAGGCGGTGATTGCGAGCCTGCCAGGCTGGAAAAACGAATTACACTTGTTGAGCCCGTCTCTGATCGGATCGTCCCGTTATCGGCGAGAGTGGTGGTTCATTTGAACTGCAATTCAAGGTGGTAACGCGGTTAAATCGTCCCTGACTTCATTTTAGAAGTCAGGGATTTTTTGTATCCGTGGATGTTTTAGGAGGGACATTGCATGAACATTATTGATGATTTGAAATGGCGTGGGGCGATTAACCAGGCCACGGACTTAGACGCACTGAAGAAACTGACGGAGGATAAGCAGATTGCCCTGTACTGCGGGACTGACCCAACCGGTGACAGTTTGCACATTGGCCACCTGATTCCGTTCATGATTCTGAAACGGTTCCAGTTGGCTGGTCACCACCCGGTAATTATCATCGGTGGAGGAACCGGTGCGATTGGGGACCCATCTGGTCGTAAGAGTGAACGACAACTACAGACGATGAACCAGGTTCACCACAACGAAGAAGCCCTGACAGCCCAGATGAAGAAGTTGTTTGGAACCGAAAACTTCACCATCGTTAACAACTACGACTGGCTTTCCAAGATTAGCCTCCTGGACTTCTTGCGGGACTACGGGAAGCTGTTCAACATTAACACGATGCTTAATAAGGAGGTTGTGGCTAGCCGTCTGGAAGCCGGGATCTCATTTACGGAGTTTACCTACCAAATCCTCCAGTCAGTCGACTTCTTACACCTGTACCGGCATAATGATGTTCAACTGCAGATTGGTGGTTCTGATCAGTGGGGAAACATCACGGCCGGAATTGACCTGATTCACAAGGTGGAAGGCCCAGAGACAAAGGTTTACGGCTTGACGATTCCGCTTATGCTGAAGGCTGACGGAACAAAGTTTGGCAAGACTGCCGGTGGAGCCGTCTGGCTTGACCCGAAGAAGACTTCCCCATACGAGTTCTACCAGTTCTGGATTAACCAGGATGACCGCGACGTTGTTAAGTACCTGAAGTACTTCACCTTCCTTTCTAAGGAAGAAATTAATGACCTCGCTGAAAAGGTAGAGAAGGAGCCATGGAAGCGTGAGGCACAACGGCGGCTCGCGGAAGAAGTAACGAAGTTTGTTCATGGTGAAAAAGCGGTTGAAGAGGCGGAAAGGATTAGTAAGGCTCTCTTCTCCGGGGATGTTGCTGACCTGTCAGTCGCCGAAATTGAACAAGGTTTTAAGAATATGCCATCAGTTGATGTTGAAAATAAGAAGGAAAATATTATTATCTGGTTAACTGATAACGGGATTGAACCATCACGTCGACAGGCTCGGCAAGATGTTTCTAATGGTGCCATCCGAATTAATGGGGAAAAGGTCGACGATGTTGATGCAGAAATTGACCCAAGCAGCCACTTTGACGGCAAGTTTGTTATTGTCCGCCGGGGGAAGAAGAATTACTTCCTGGCCCGGGTAAAATAAATTTTAGAATTTAATGTTTGCAAAAGCCCTCGCTAAAGGATAAATAAGCGGGGACTTTTAGTTTTAAAATGACGATGTTCGAACAATAAAAAGGATGCAATAGATGAAAGTTCAGCGTTACTGATTTACGCTCAAGAAAAGTATAAATAGCGCTTGACGCTTGTTCGAATACCATGTATTATATTTAACGTTGTCACAGAGATGACGGATTGGTTACAATTCTTTAACAAGAAAGTTAAATTTCTTGTTGACAGGTCTTTGGCAGCATGATATATTATAAAAGCTGTTTGTTAATAAGTTGACTTAATTAATTGAAATTAATTGTTGACTTTGATGGACAGATTTGATAAAATATTAAACGTTAGTTGACTGCTTAGTTGACTAACTGGTAGACCTTTGAAAACTGAACAAAGTTTCGACGAATCAAATGTGTAGGGTCTCTAATCACTTTGGTGATTGGAGCAAAACATTTGCGAAGTCAATTCGCTTAATTAATTTGAATTAGAGCTATTCAAGTTCTTATATTTTATATGAGAGTTTGATCCTGGCTCAGGATGAACGCCGGCGGTGTGCCTAATACATGCAAGTCGAGCGCACTGGCCCAACTGATATGACGTGCTTGCACTGATTTGACGATGGATTACCAGTGAGCGGCGGACGGGTGAGTAACACGTGGGCAACCTACCCTAAAGCGGGGGATAACATTTGGAAACAGGTGCTAATACCGTATAACTACGAAAACCACATGGTTTTCGTATCAAAGATGGTTTCGGCTATCACTTTAGGATGGGCCCGCGGTGCATTAGCTAGTTGGTAGGGTAACGGCCTACCAAGGCAATGATGCATAGCCGAGTTGAGAGACTGATCGGCCACAATGGAACTGAGACACGGTCCATACTCCTACGGGAGGCAGCAGTAGGGAATCTTCCACAATGGGCGCAAGCCTGATGGAGCAACACCGCGTGAGTGAAGAAGGGTTTCGGCTCGTAAAACTCTGTTGTTGAAGAAGAACGTGCATGAGAGTAACTGTTCATGCAGTGACGGTATTCAACCAGAAAGTCACGGCTAACTACGTGCCAGCAGCCGCGGTAATACGTAGGTGGCAAGCGTTATCCGGATTTATTGGGCGTAAAGCGAGCGCAGGCGGTTGCTTAGGTCTGATGTGAAAGCCTTCGGCTTAACCGAAGAAGTGCATCGGAAACCGGGCGACTTGAGTGCAGAAGAGGACAGTGGAACTCCATGTGTAGCGGTGGAATGCGTAGATATATGGAAGAACACCAGTGGCGAAGGCGGCTGTCTGGTCTGCAACTGACGCTGAGGCTCGAAAGCATGGGTAGCGAACAGGATTAGATACCCTGGTAGTCCATGCCGTAAACGATGAGTGCTAGGTGTTGGAGGGTTTCCGCCCTTCAGTGCCGCAGCTAACGCATTAAGCACTCCGCCTGGGGAGTACGACCGCAAGGTTGAAACTCAAAGGAATTGACGGGGGCCCGCACAAGCGGTGGAGCATGTGGTTTAATTCGAAGCTACGCGAAGAACCTTACCAGGTCTTGACATCTTGCGCTAACCTAAGAGATTAGGCGTTCCCTTCGGGGACGCAATGACAGGTGGTGCATGGTCGTCGTCAGCTCGTGTCGTGAGATGTTGGGTTAAGTCCCGCAACGAGCGCAACCCTTGTTACTAGTTGCCAGCATTCAGTTGGGCACTCTAGTGAGACTGCCGGTGACAAACCGGAGGAAGGTGGGGACGACGTCAGATCATCATGCCCCTTATGACCTGGGCTACACACGTGCTACAATGGCCGGTACAACGAGCAGCTAACCCGCGAGGGTGTGCAAATCTCTTAAAGCCGGTCTCAGTTCGGACTGCAGTCTGCAACTCGACTGCACGAAGTCGGAATCGCTAGTAATCGCGGATCAGCATGCCGCGGTGAATACGTTCCCGGGCCTTGTACACACCGCCCGTCACACCATGGAAGTTTGCAATGCCCAAAGTCAGTGGCCTAACCATTTTGGAGGGAGCTGCCTAAGGCAGGGCAGATGACTGGGGTGAAGTCGTAACAAGGTAGCCGTAGGAGAACCTGCGGCTGGATCACCTCCTTTCTAAGGAATAAAACGGAACCTATACATTAGTTGAAACTTTGTTTAGTTTTGAGAGGTTTACCTTTCAAAACACATGACGCTTATTTGGGCCTATAGCTCAGTTGGTTTAGAGCGCACGCCTGATAAGCGTGAGGTCGATGGTTCAAGTCCATTTAGGCCCATCATATTTTGGGGAATTAGCTCAGCTGGGAGAGCACCTGCTTTGCAAGCAGGAGGTCATCGGTTCGATTCCGTTATTCTCCATTGCTAGTCGTAAGGCTAGCAGAGCTTGTACTTTGAAAACTAAATAATATCTAATTTCTTTATTAATCAAAACAATAAACCGAGAACACCGCGTTATTTGAGTTTTATTAACGAAATAATCGCTAACTCAATTAATCAAGGTGATCACGAAGTGATCATCAAGGTTAAGTTATGAAGGGCGCATGGTGAATGCCTTGGTACTAGGAGCCGATGAAGGACGGGACAAACACCGATATGCTTCGGGGAGTGGTAAGTACACTTTGATCCGGAGATTTCCGAATGGGGAAACCCAACCAACTTAGTCGTTGGTTATCTGACTAGTGAATTCATAGCTAGCAGAGGGAAGACGCAGTGAACTGAAACATCTCAGTAGCTGCAGGAAGAGAAAGAAAAATCGATTCCCTGAGTAGCGGCGAGCGAAAGGGGAAGAGCCCAAACCAGTGAGCTTGCTTACTGGGGTTGTAGGACTGAACAATGGAGTTACCAAAATGCGACGTAGTCGCAACAGCTGGGAAGCTGTGCCAGAGAGGGTGATAGCCCCGTAGACGAAACGTCACATTCTCCGTTCAGGATCCTGAGTACGGCGGGACACGTGAAACCCCGTCGGAAGCTGCGAGAACCATCTCGCAAGGCTAAATACTACCTAGTGACCGATAGTGAACCAGTACCGTGAGGGAAAGGTGAAAAGCACCCCGGAAGGGGAGTGAAATAGTTCCTGAAACCATGTGCCTACAAGCAGTCGGAGCCCGTTAATGGGTGACGGCGTGCCTCTTGCAGAATGAACCGGCGAGTTATGATTGCATGCAAGGTTAAGGTAGGAAAACCGGAGCCGTAGCGAAAGCGAGTCTTAAATGGGCGTATGAAGTATGTAGTTATAGACCCGAAACCAGGTGACCTACCCATGTCCAGGTTGAAGGTGCGGTAAAGCGCACTGGAGGACCGAACCCGTGTCAGTTGAAAATGGCTGGGATGAGGTGTGGGTAGCGGTGAAATTCCAAACGAACTTGGAGATAGCTGGTTCTCTCCGAAATCTCTTTAGGGGGAGCCTTGAGGAAAAGAATCGTGGAGGTAGAGCTACTGTTTGGACAAGGGGCCCGTCATGGGTTACCAACTTCAGATAAACTCCGAATGCCATCGATTTATCCTCAGGAGTCAGACGATGAGTGATAAGATCCACCGTCGAAAGGGGAACAGCCCAGATCACCAGTTAAGGTCCCTAAATATATGCTAAGTGGAAAAGGATGTGGAGTTGCATAGACAACTAGGATGTTGGCTCAGAAGCAGCCACCATTTAAAGAGTGCGTAATAGCTCACTAGTCGAGTGATTCTGCGCCGAAAATGTACCGGGGCTAAGCATATTACCGAAACTGTGGATGTGCACTACGTGCACGTGGTAGGAGAGCGTTCTAAGGGCGGCGAAGTCAGACCGTGAGGACTGGTGGAGCGCTTAGAAGTGAGAATGCCGGTATGAGTAGCGAAAGACAGGTGAGAATCCTGTCCACCGAATGACTAAGGTTTCCTGGGGAAGGCTCGTCCTCCCAGGGTAAGTCGGGACCTAAGCTGAGGCCGAGAGGCGTAGGCGATGGATAACAGGTTGAGATTCCTGTACCAGTTGAATGCGTTTGAATGATGGAGGGACGCAGGAGGCTAAGCGAACCGCATGATTGGAAGAGTGCGGCCAAGCAACGAGTCAGTAACTGAGTCAAATGCTTAGTTGCGGGTTGACGAGTTGTGATGGGGAGTGAAATTATAGTAACGAAGTCGCTGATGTCACACTGCCGAGAAAAACTTCTAGTGAGTATTCAACTGCCCGTACCGCAAACCGACACAGGTAGTCGAGGAGAGAATCCTAAGGTGAGCGAGAGAACTCTCGTTAAGGAACTCGGCAAAATGACCCCGTAACTTCGGAAGAAGGGGTGCTGGCCGCAAGGCCAGCCGCAGTGAAAAGGCCCAGGCGACTGTTTATCAAAAACACAGGTTTCTGCAAAATCGTAAGATGAAGTATAGGGGCTGACGCCTGCCCGGTGCTGGAAGGTTAAAAGGATGGGTTAGCGTAAGCGAAGCTCAGAATTGAAGCCCCAGTAAACGGCGGCCGTAACTATAACGGTCCTAAGGTAGCGAAATTCCTTGTCGGGTAAGTTCCGACCCGCACGAAAGGCGTAACGATCTGGGCACTGTCTCAACGAGAGACTCGGTGAAATTGAAATCCCTGTGAAGATGCAGGGTACCCGCGACAGGACGGAAAGACCCCATGGAGCTTTACTGTAGCTTGATATTGAGTGTTTGTACTGCTTGTACAGGATAGGTAGGAGCCATAGAAAGCGGAACGCTAGTTTCGCTGGAGGCGCTGGTGGGATACTACCCTTGCATTATGACCACTCTAACCCGCAGCACTGAACGTGCTGGGAGACAGTGTCAGGTGGGCAGTTTGACTGGGGCGGTCGCCTCCCAAAAGGTAACGGAGGCGCCCAAAGGTTCGCTCAGAATGGTTGGAAATCATTCGCAGAGTGTAAAGGCACAAGCGAGCTTGACTGCGAGACAGACAGGTCGAGCAGGGACGAAAGTCGGGCTTAGTGATCCGGTGGTTCCGTATGGAAGGGCCATCGCTCAACGGATAAAAGCTACCCTGGGGATAACAGGCTTATCTCCCCCAAGAGTCCACATCGACGGGGAGGTTTGGCACCTCGATGTCGGCTCATCGCATCCTGGGGCTGTAGTCGGTCCCAAGGGTTGGGCTGTTCGCCCATTAAAGCGGTACGCGAGCTGGGTTCAGAACGTCGTGAGACAGTTCGGTCCCTATCCGTCGCGGGCGTAGGAAATTTGAGAGGACCTGTCCTTAGTACGAGAGGACCGGGATGGACATACCGCTGGTGTACCAGTTGTTCCGCCAGGAGCACCGCTGGGTAGCTATGTATGGACGAGATAAACGCTGAAAGCATCTAAGTGTGAAACTCGCCTCGAGATGAGATTTCCCATTCCCTTCGGGGAAGTAAGACCCCACAAAGATGATGTGGTAGATAGGATGGAAGTGGAAGTGCAGTGATGCATGGAGCGGACCATTACTAATCGGTCGAGGACTTAACCAAGGAAGAGCGGTTAGGTTTGTTGGTGAGGTTAGATATTGTTTAGTTTTGAGAGCGCAAGCTCTCGTCTCAGAAGAGACGAAGTGTGGTGATGATGGCTTGAAGGATACACCTGTTCCCATGCCGAACACAGAAGTTAAGCTTCAACACGCCGAAAGTAGTTGGGGGATCGCTCCCTGCGAGGATAGGACGTTGCCACGCCAAGATGACCGTGCTTAATTGCACGGCCTTTTTTATTATCGTTTGTGAGACATATGTCGATAATAAATACCCCTGTTTCAAAAGTGAATATATCTCCCTAGAGAATATATTTTGGATAGTTAGGGCATTTCATTTTTAAGTGTTGGATTGATCTTCGATTCTTTATAAATTTGATGGTGGCCTAGCATATTCAGTTACATAAAATGCGTCCAACAATTATTGTGAAATCTTTAACTAATGAAGGTGAACGTTTT contains these protein-coding regions:
- the tyrS gene encoding tyrosine--tRNA ligase, which codes for MNIIDDLKWRGAINQATDLDALKKLTEDKQIALYCGTDPTGDSLHIGHLIPFMILKRFQLAGHHPVIIIGGGTGAIGDPSGRKSERQLQTMNQVHHNEEALTAQMKKLFGTENFTIVNNYDWLSKISLLDFLRDYGKLFNINTMLNKEVVASRLEAGISFTEFTYQILQSVDFLHLYRHNDVQLQIGGSDQWGNITAGIDLIHKVEGPETKVYGLTIPLMLKADGTKFGKTAGGAVWLDPKKTSPYEFYQFWINQDDRDVVKYLKYFTFLSKEEINDLAEKVEKEPWKREAQRRLAEEVTKFVHGEKAVEEAERISKALFSGDVADLSVAEIEQGFKNMPSVDVENKKENIIIWLTDNGIEPSRRQARQDVSNGAIRINGEKVDDVDAEIDPSSHFDGKFVIVRRGKKNYFLARVK